A single region of the Thermococcus paralvinellae genome encodes:
- a CDS encoding secondary thiamine-phosphate synthase enzyme YjbQ translates to MRVVRKELQFSTRGEIDLVDITHEVERFVEESGITNGQVLIFVPGATGAVVTIEHESGLLEDFKRILRELVPRGQGYKHDLIDNNAHSHLRASLLGPSLVLPIIDGELMRGIWQQIFFVELDVRPRRRRVILQAIGE, encoded by the coding sequence ATGAGAGTGGTAAGAAAGGAGCTTCAGTTTTCTACAAGAGGAGAAATTGACCTCGTTGACATAACCCATGAAGTTGAAAGATTCGTTGAAGAAAGCGGAATAACCAATGGACAAGTTTTAATATTTGTCCCGGGAGCAACGGGAGCAGTTGTAACGATTGAACATGAAAGTGGACTCCTTGAGGATTTCAAGAGAATACTTAGAGAGCTCGTCCCAAGAGGACAAGGATACAAGCATGATTTGATTGATAACAATGCTCACTCTCATCTGAGGGCTTCTCTGCTCGGACCATCATTAGTCCTGCCAATCATTGATGGTGAACTGATGAGGGGCATCTGGCAGCAGATATTCTTCGTTGAGCTTGATGTAAGACCGAGAAGGAGGAGAGTAATTCTACAAGCTATTGGGGAGTGA
- a CDS encoding VanZ family protein: MRKKLLITYLLFLIYANLTPSVPTSPISGGDKIAHFLEFLILGILGYDRAFLLALPIVLEYLQLFVPGRCFSYYDMVANLIGFGVGVIVGWWYESGKKGASVFYKRRN; this comes from the coding sequence ATGAGGAAAAAGCTTCTCATTACCTACTTGCTTTTTCTCATCTATGCTAACTTAACTCCTAGCGTGCCAACATCCCCCATAAGCGGAGGAGATAAAATTGCACATTTTTTAGAGTTTCTAATTTTGGGAATTTTGGGGTATGATAGGGCTTTTCTTCTCGCGTTGCCTATTGTCCTTGAATATCTCCAGCTCTTTGTTCCCGGGAGATGCTTCTCGTACTATGATATGGTCGCAAACCTAATAGGCTTTGGAGTTGGAGTTATTGTGGGGTGGTGGTATGAGAGTGGTAAGAAAGGAGCTTCAGTTTTCTACAAGAGGAGAAATTGA
- a CDS encoding thiamine-phosphate synthase family protein: MKTPCVFWVEEIMPNLRAKVAQRLYREGFTQAKIADYLGITQAMVSKYLAGKYKKLENELDEKIEEIAEEIAKLIIYGAKKEEIIKFTARKFFELFQSGFLCKYYAEYAGIDESICKEIFMAIPSRSEVLERLNLALSELLQDDKFLQLIPEIRSNIAYALPESKDFSDVAAVPGRITVVKGKAFALPPEFGVSRHTAKILLELSKVAPEIRSVINIKFDENIDKALRKAGFKVESIEEKKRDEDKTVELIVQLFKEKGILDAVIDKGAFGIEPCVYIFGRDPIEVVEKVKKLESYL; this comes from the coding sequence ATGAAAACACCATGTGTATTCTGGGTTGAGGAAATAATGCCCAACTTAAGGGCTAAAGTTGCCCAAAGGCTCTATAGGGAAGGATTTACCCAAGCAAAAATAGCTGACTATTTAGGAATAACTCAAGCGATGGTCAGTAAGTATTTAGCTGGCAAATATAAAAAGTTAGAAAATGAATTAGATGAAAAAATTGAAGAAATTGCTGAGGAAATTGCAAAGCTCATAATTTATGGTGCCAAAAAAGAGGAAATTATAAAATTCACAGCAAGAAAGTTTTTTGAGCTTTTTCAGAGCGGATTTCTCTGCAAATATTATGCAGAGTATGCTGGAATTGACGAATCAATCTGCAAGGAAATTTTTATGGCAATACCCTCAAGGAGTGAAGTTTTAGAAAGGCTGAATTTGGCTTTGAGCGAGCTTTTGCAAGATGATAAGTTCCTTCAGCTAATTCCCGAAATTAGGAGCAATATAGCTTACGCTTTACCAGAATCTAAAGATTTTAGTGATGTGGCAGCAGTTCCGGGGAGAATAACAGTTGTAAAGGGAAAGGCTTTTGCTTTGCCACCAGAATTTGGTGTGAGCAGGCATACCGCAAAGATTCTTCTTGAACTCTCAAAGGTTGCTCCAGAAATAAGAAGTGTCATTAATATAAAATTCGATGAAAACATTGATAAAGCGCTCAGAAAAGCAGGGTTTAAAGTGGAGAGCATAGAAGAAAAGAAGAGGGATGAGGACAAAACTGTTGAGCTAATAGTCCAGCTTTTTAAAGAAAAAGGTATCTTAGATGCGGTGATAGACAAAGGAGCCTTTGGAATTGAGCCGTGCGTTTACATCTTTGGAAGAGATCCAATTGAGGTTGTTGAAAAAGTGAAAAAGCTGGAGAGTTATTTATGA
- a CDS encoding D-glucuronyl C5-epimerase family protein, producing the protein MRLTRIFIISIILMLSLGCISVETSFHFHNHNYPIKVFVQIEEEDAIFEFAKFELTVGNVTIDKLNTPVFVGRVSENNGEVPIIFTVKGSLTNWYGKKIKIRELLSSSFNATGNDKILITLKIYREEGTFRVKIDEKKSGIIGRDVPEEVFLNPEEVLLQRAKGTKFYEELIKEIEKNKAIRDELLEKYERTENLTYLKSYRDSFYAIRVFGELAKWRELNEVEYKILLTELKANNAYYSYYPSPPKDFSALVFSDDSPYYSTLKIKDSFNSSLPFIYYTGRGFNLYPVTAIHWAEMYFQREQNKKALQILKELSQYAQYGEYMREEYVLFKNYFHFENASVPWVSGYAQGMGAGVYAIAYNLTGNETYLRIAKSLVNSFDLPLNMNGFVSHTKYGDWYLEYNYNSNELVLNGHIIALQGLYYYWQITHDEKAWQLFQNGVHAVRNALPIFDTGSWSKYSNIHGDASEFYHRLHIRLLKWLYDVTGDKYFLEYARKWNDYLMIRGLKPEKI; encoded by the coding sequence ATGAGACTGACAAGGATTTTCATCATATCGATAATTCTCATGCTGTCCCTAGGCTGCATCTCTGTCGAGACATCCTTTCATTTCCATAATCACAACTATCCAATCAAAGTTTTTGTTCAAATCGAGGAAGAAGATGCCATTTTTGAGTTTGCAAAATTTGAGCTGACGGTTGGTAATGTAACTATTGATAAGCTGAACACCCCAGTCTTTGTTGGAAGAGTAAGCGAAAATAATGGAGAAGTTCCAATAATTTTCACTGTGAAAGGAAGTCTCACAAACTGGTACGGAAAGAAAATCAAAATAAGAGAGCTCCTATCATCATCCTTCAATGCAACAGGAAATGATAAAATTTTGATAACCTTAAAAATCTATAGGGAAGAGGGCACATTTAGGGTTAAAATTGATGAAAAGAAGTCCGGAATCATTGGAAGAGACGTTCCAGAAGAAGTCTTTTTAAATCCAGAGGAAGTTCTTCTGCAGAGAGCTAAAGGAACAAAGTTCTATGAGGAGCTGATAAAAGAAATCGAGAAGAACAAAGCGATAAGAGATGAACTGCTGGAAAAATACGAAAGAACGGAAAATCTGACGTATTTAAAGAGTTACAGAGACTCTTTTTATGCTATCAGAGTTTTTGGAGAGCTCGCAAAATGGAGAGAACTAAATGAGGTTGAATACAAAATTCTCTTGACAGAGTTAAAGGCAAACAACGCTTACTATTCCTATTACCCCTCTCCCCCCAAAGATTTCTCTGCACTTGTTTTTTCTGATGACTCCCCATATTATTCAACACTCAAGATCAAGGATTCATTCAATTCCTCCTTACCTTTTATATATTACACGGGCAGAGGCTTCAACCTCTATCCAGTAACAGCCATCCATTGGGCTGAAATGTACTTTCAAAGAGAACAGAATAAAAAAGCTCTCCAAATCTTAAAAGAGCTCAGCCAATATGCCCAATACGGGGAATACATGAGAGAAGAATATGTACTCTTCAAGAATTATTTTCACTTTGAAAATGCTTCAGTCCCCTGGGTTTCTGGATATGCTCAAGGCATGGGCGCTGGGGTTTATGCAATAGCTTATAACTTAACAGGCAATGAAACCTACTTGAGAATAGCTAAGAGCCTAGTGAACTCCTTTGACTTGCCGTTGAACATGAATGGCTTTGTTTCACACACAAAATATGGAGACTGGTATCTTGAATACAACTACAACTCAAATGAGCTCGTTCTAAATGGGCACATCATAGCTCTGCAGGGACTTTACTATTACTGGCAGATAACTCATGATGAAAAAGCTTGGCAGCTTTTCCAAAACGGAGTTCATGCTGTAAGAAATGCACTCCCGATATTTGATACCGGCTCGTGGTCGAAATATTCAAATATTCATGGAGATGCCAGCGAGTTCTACCACCGTTTACATATTAGACTCTTGAAGTGGCTCTATGATGTTACTGGGGATAAATATTTCCTTGAATATGCAAGAAAATGGAACGACTACCTCATGATTAGAGGTCTGAAACCAGAAAAGATTTAG
- a CDS encoding D-glucuronyl C5-epimerase family protein, translated as MREKALILVFMLLTSSLFAIYENSENRILAQTEDTELITLLQENENVMIDNFIAFLSTMNPLHLISSFEVSYPLLVFSKVELTPERNKILKTTLRANNEFYSHYLSPLKSFYAVSFVDSAPYNSVFLANSSFKSALPYVHYNFRGLVLYPVTALHWADVYFQIGKEEKALEILRELQSYLVTKNYQGLEYAVFENYFHFENSSIPWISGYAQGLGAGLYARAYNITKNESYLKTAQLLMNSFRVPYSKGGFVVNSTYGLWILEYAYNSNELVLNGHIIALQGVYYYWEITNDTYAKWVFDEGVKAVEKALPDFDKNGWSLYSNIHGRAMKNYHELHIQLLEWLYEKTKDEKFKEYAERWRRSLQNVR; from the coding sequence ATGAGGGAGAAAGCTTTAATCTTGGTCTTTATGTTACTGACTTCTTCTCTCTTTGCTATATATGAAAATTCAGAAAACCGAATTTTGGCTCAAACCGAGGATACAGAACTTATCACTCTTCTCCAAGAAAACGAGAATGTTATGATTGATAACTTCATAGCATTTCTCAGCACTATGAATCCTCTCCATCTAATCTCAAGCTTTGAGGTTTCTTATCCCCTTTTAGTGTTTTCAAAGGTAGAGTTAACCCCAGAGAGAAATAAAATCTTAAAAACAACACTAAGAGCAAACAATGAGTTCTATTCCCACTATTTATCGCCACTCAAAAGCTTCTATGCAGTCTCATTTGTAGATTCCGCACCATATAATAGCGTATTTCTTGCAAACTCAAGCTTTAAAAGTGCCCTGCCCTATGTACACTACAACTTTAGAGGATTAGTTCTTTATCCAGTTACAGCACTCCACTGGGCTGATGTTTATTTTCAGATAGGTAAAGAAGAGAAAGCTCTAGAAATATTAAGGGAACTTCAGTCATATTTAGTCACAAAGAATTACCAGGGATTAGAATATGCAGTTTTTGAAAACTATTTTCACTTCGAGAACTCTTCAATTCCCTGGATTTCAGGCTATGCTCAGGGACTAGGTGCTGGCTTGTATGCAAGAGCTTACAACATTACAAAAAACGAGAGCTACCTAAAAACTGCTCAGCTCTTAATGAACTCATTCAGAGTTCCCTACAGTAAAGGAGGATTTGTTGTAAATTCAACTTATGGACTTTGGATTTTGGAATATGCCTACAACTCAAATGAGCTTGTGTTGAATGGACATATAATAGCCCTCCAAGGTGTTTACTACTATTGGGAAATTACAAACGATACCTATGCAAAATGGGTTTTTGATGAAGGAGTAAAAGCTGTTGAAAAAGCTCTTCCAGACTTTGATAAAAACGGATGGAGCTTGTACTCAAACATTCATGGCAGAGCGATGAAAAATTATCACGAACTCCATATTCAGCTTTTGGAATGGCTATATGAAAAAACAAAAGATGAAAAATTCAAAGAATACGCAGAAAGATGGAGGAGATCACTCCAAAATGTGAGGTAG